A single region of the Leptospiraceae bacterium genome encodes:
- a CDS encoding PIN domain-containing protein produces MKYVLDTGVLVAYLNRRDNLHEWACKELDMVAPPLLTCEAVVAESCYLLQGSGGDEAILKMIEDGFIQIPFSLSDHTKEVGQILAKYKSNKVSLADASLVRLLELLKGGIILTTDSDFQVYRIHRNKKISIISPD; encoded by the coding sequence ATGAAATACGTTTTAGACACAGGCGTATTGGTTGCCTATCTCAACCGTAGAGATAATTTGCATGAATGGGCATGCAAAGAATTGGATATGGTTGCACCGCCATTACTAACTTGTGAGGCAGTAGTGGCAGAATCTTGTTATCTCCTACAAGGAAGTGGCGGCGATGAGGCAATTTTAAAAATGATAGAGGATGGTTTTATTCAAATTCCATTTAGCTTAAGCGATCACACTAAAGAAGTTGGGCAAATTTTGGCAAAGTATAAATCCAATAAAGTTTCCCTAGCCGACGCATCTCTTGTGAGGCTCTTAGAATTGTTAAAAGGTGGAATCATACTTACGACCGATAGCGACTTTCAAGTCTATCGAATACATCGTAACAAAAAAATAAGCATCATTTCACCGGACTAA
- a CDS encoding sulfate adenylyltransferase, translated as MDMLRFITAGSVDDGKSTLIGRLLFDSKQIFDDQMDAIEKSSERRGDGYTNLALLTDGLKAEREQGITIDIAYKYFATPKRKFIIADAPGHIQYTRNMVTGASTANLAIILIDARKGVIEQTFRHTFLVALLDIPYITVCVNKLDLVNYSEEVFEKIKTDYLKFAKPLIEKMGIKEINFIPISALNGDNVVEPSNHMPWYKGSSLIQYLENIDIDKSHNYDLPRFPVQWVIRPIANEYHDYRAYAGMVNAGVFRKGDTITVLPSGTKSKIKAIDTLEGEVTEAYPPMSVAIRLEDEVDISRGDMLVKEKMPVETQEFEAYICWMDTKKMQTGGKYQLRHTTNSVKCVVKEIKYKINISTLGKMEGVDALELNDIAKVVIKTAKPIFYDEYATNRGTGACILIDEGTNQTSGACMIIEGDLI; from the coding sequence ATGGATATGCTTCGCTTCATCACAGCAGGAAGCGTAGATGATGGGAAGAGCACTTTAATAGGCAGACTTCTTTTTGATAGCAAGCAAATATTTGACGATCAAATGGATGCGATTGAAAAATCAAGTGAAAGACGAGGTGACGGTTACACTAACTTAGCCTTACTTACAGATGGACTAAAAGCAGAGCGCGAGCAAGGCATCACAATAGACATTGCCTATAAATATTTCGCAACTCCAAAGCGAAAGTTTATCATTGCAGATGCTCCGGGGCATATACAGTATACCCGCAATATGGTGACTGGTGCATCAACAGCAAATCTTGCTATCATATTAATCGACGCTAGAAAAGGAGTGATTGAACAAACATTCAGGCACACCTTTCTAGTGGCTCTATTAGACATTCCTTATATTACTGTTTGCGTTAATAAACTAGATCTTGTCAATTATTCTGAAGAAGTCTTTGAAAAAATCAAAACGGATTATCTAAAATTCGCAAAGCCATTGATCGAAAAAATGGGAATCAAAGAGATTAATTTTATTCCAATTTCTGCACTCAACGGGGATAATGTCGTTGAGCCATCAAACCACATGCCTTGGTATAAAGGCTCATCCCTCATTCAATACTTAGAAAATATAGACATTGATAAATCGCATAATTATGATTTGCCTCGATTCCCAGTTCAATGGGTGATTAGACCAATCGCAAATGAATACCATGACTATCGTGCCTATGCGGGTATGGTAAATGCTGGAGTCTTCAGAAAAGGAGATACGATTACAGTTCTACCCTCTGGCACGAAATCAAAAATTAAAGCAATTGATACCCTGGAAGGAGAGGTAACAGAAGCGTATCCTCCAATGTCCGTTGCAATTCGCTTAGAAGATGAAGTAGATATAAGCCGAGGCGATATGCTAGTAAAAGAAAAAATGCCAGTCGAGACGCAAGAGTTTGAAGCATATATTTGTTGGATGGATACAAAAAAAATGCAAACTGGCGGCAAATACCAATTGCGGCACACAACCAATTCCGTTAAATGTGTTGTCAAAGAAATTAAATACAAAATAAACATTAGCACTCTTGGAAAAATGGAAGGCGTAGATGCTCTTGAATTAAATGACATCGCAAAAGTTGTAATTAAAACAGCAAAGCCAATTTTCTATGATGAATATGCTACCAACCGAGGGACAGGTGCTTGCATCTTAATTGATGAAGGCACAAATCAAACATCAGGTGCTTGTATGATCATAGAAGGAGATTTAATCTGA
- a CDS encoding DUF1554 domain-containing protein, with the protein MNTYMINQLLLSISILLLSANCFLGAGVSSIDMEEKKDTTNCTLMFLLNSSDPLIPLLGNNDLCKYSVLSSFIKPPTPAVPQCASASTDTKCEYKSIEPNDSKENANVVPYDSKYSLYVIDGQTKDYDYDYYSFKPEKTETFFIKIIKFSIASTAKCFVEGIELTEQFKAYTLSSSTNSLSCYTSSYSTYSYYIVISKINLDRRIFTTQTLYNGKMGGIAGADAKCNSDTKRPDSSKTYKAILRDSYGVFKGNYDSYASYINLAGGLINSAVDVSPYPTQFTLSSSIDSASNGGYTWFGDKLNYAMECNAWSSSSSGVNGIAGYSSYTGSGWMTYSTQSCSTLSRIYCIEQ; encoded by the coding sequence ATGAATACATACATGATTAATCAACTGCTTTTATCAATTTCAATATTACTCTTATCCGCAAACTGCTTTCTTGGAGCAGGAGTAAGTAGCATAGACATGGAAGAAAAAAAAGATACAACGAACTGCACACTCATGTTCTTGCTGAATTCTTCTGATCCACTGATTCCACTTTTGGGAAACAATGACTTGTGTAAATACTCCGTGTTATCCTCATTTATAAAGCCACCTACACCCGCAGTTCCTCAATGTGCATCCGCTTCAACTGATACTAAATGCGAATATAAAAGCATTGAACCAAACGACTCAAAAGAAAATGCAAATGTGGTTCCCTACGATTCGAAGTATTCACTTTATGTTATAGATGGACAGACAAAAGATTATGACTATGATTATTATTCGTTTAAACCCGAAAAAACAGAAACGTTTTTTATAAAAATAATTAAATTTTCAATTGCTTCTACAGCTAAATGTTTTGTCGAAGGCATAGAATTGACTGAACAATTTAAAGCTTATACATTGAGTTCATCAACAAACTCGCTTTCTTGTTATACAAGTTCATATTCAACATACTCCTATTATATCGTAATATCAAAAATAAATTTGGATAGAAGAATATTTACAACTCAAACTCTTTACAATGGAAAGATGGGGGGAATTGCAGGTGCAGATGCTAAGTGCAATTCGGATACAAAACGACCGGATTCATCAAAAACATACAAAGCAATATTAAGAGATAGCTATGGAGTTTTTAAAGGCAATTATGACAGCTATGCAAGTTATATAAATTTGGCAGGAGGTCTTATCAATTCAGCTGTTGATGTAAGTCCATATCCGACTCAGTTCACCTTGAGTTCATCGATTGACTCCGCTTCGAATGGAGGTTACACATGGTTTGGCGATAAATTAAACTATGCTATGGAGTGCAATGCCTGGTCTAGCTCAAGTTCTGGAGTAAATGGGATAGCTGGATATTCTAGCTATACAGGAAGTGGATGGATGACATATTCAACGCAATCTTGCTCTACACTTAGTAGAATTTACTGCATTGAACAATAA
- a CDS encoding response regulator transcription factor, which produces MNFQNKGNKKNFTIVEDNENFRNTLTGLLKIRPDVGRIIEFSSAEEALHSESLLISGFLIVDYRLGKGMDGISFLGEESVKSLQIPKLILTGYNAESKIFDALKHGATGYMFKEDIYSLGQILEILLSGGAYISPTIAVIVANFFKSESNLLEHQKALTEREEEILREIASGYSPAEIAERLSLSLTTIRTHIRNIYKKLEVNNQIQLLKKANESQY; this is translated from the coding sequence ATGAACTTTCAAAATAAGGGAAATAAGAAAAATTTTACTATTGTCGAAGATAATGAAAACTTCAGAAATACTCTTACAGGATTACTGAAAATAAGACCTGATGTGGGTCGAATCATAGAGTTCTCGTCGGCGGAAGAAGCTTTACATTCGGAATCATTATTAATTTCTGGATTTCTCATTGTGGACTATCGACTTGGCAAGGGAATGGATGGAATCTCTTTTTTAGGAGAAGAAAGCGTTAAGAGCTTACAAATTCCAAAGCTCATTCTCACTGGATACAATGCAGAGTCCAAGATATTTGATGCTTTAAAGCATGGTGCCACGGGATATATGTTTAAAGAAGATATTTATTCTTTAGGACAGATTTTAGAAATTTTACTTTCTGGTGGAGCCTATATATCGCCGACTATTGCTGTAATTGTTGCCAATTTTTTTAAAAGTGAAAGCAATCTACTTGAACATCAAAAGGCACTTACTGAAAGAGAAGAAGAAATTCTTCGAGAAATTGCTAGCGGATACTCTCCTGCTGAAATCGCAGAAAGGTTATCTCTTAGTCTCACCACGATTAGAACTCACATTCGAAACATTTATAAAAAGTTAGAAGTAAATAATCAGATTCAACTTCTGAAGAAAGCGAATGAAAGCCAATATTGA
- a CDS encoding DUF883 family protein codes for MEAQEKLATEFKILSKESENIKKRARENYLEQVSDISEKIKHFGDEAGVKAKQVIDNVGEYITKNPQKATLIGIGIGVGVGVLVGLLARRKE; via the coding sequence ATGGAAGCACAGGAAAAATTAGCAACAGAATTCAAAATATTGAGTAAAGAATCAGAGAATATAAAAAAAAGAGCGAGGGAAAACTACTTGGAACAAGTCTCAGATATTTCAGAAAAGATTAAACACTTCGGCGATGAAGCTGGAGTTAAAGCAAAACAAGTTATTGATAACGTTGGTGAGTATATCACAAAAAATCCTCAAAAAGCAACGTTAATCGGAATAGGTATTGGTGTTGGTGTTGGTGTTCTCGTTGGGCTTTTAGCGCGCAGAAAAGAATAA
- a CDS encoding M48 family metalloprotease, which produces MNKVFTFTLIVTFFLNLSCKSNQKTEEKPEPPKQVYKEIKIGRALAAKFIKKYGLVQDAGQTKYLNFIGGKIAELSPRQELNFKFGILNTQEVNAFACPGGYIFITKGALSLIENEAELVGVLAHEVSHVSLFHSGKYEAKEEIWIDLVASMLSPGGDMVSTMMEAASKELEESMLENGRQKEFETQADSSATILISQLGYDIGAYIDYLKKMKSAQDNQVFVKTHPPVDDRINSMQKFISDQKLPKSGKTNAKRYRQNIPKA; this is translated from the coding sequence ATGAATAAAGTTTTTACATTCACATTAATAGTCACTTTTTTCTTGAATCTGTCATGCAAGTCGAATCAGAAAACAGAAGAGAAGCCGGAACCACCTAAGCAAGTTTATAAAGAAATAAAAATTGGCAGGGCACTTGCTGCAAAGTTTATAAAAAAATACGGACTTGTCCAAGATGCTGGTCAGACTAAGTATTTAAATTTCATCGGCGGTAAAATTGCTGAGCTTTCTCCAAGACAAGAGTTAAATTTTAAGTTTGGAATTTTAAATACGCAAGAAGTAAATGCATTTGCCTGTCCGGGTGGTTATATATTTATTACTAAAGGTGCTCTTAGTTTAATTGAGAATGAAGCAGAACTAGTTGGTGTTCTTGCGCATGAAGTGTCTCATGTATCTTTATTTCATTCAGGAAAGTATGAAGCGAAAGAAGAAATATGGATAGATCTTGTCGCATCAATGCTTTCGCCAGGAGGAGATATGGTGTCGACAATGATGGAAGCGGCATCGAAAGAATTAGAAGAGAGCATGCTCGAAAACGGAAGACAAAAAGAATTCGAAACACAAGCAGATTCTTCGGCTACGATTTTAATTTCACAGTTAGGTTATGATATTGGGGCTTATATCGATTATCTTAAAAAAATGAAATCAGCACAGGATAATCAAGTCTTTGTAAAGACACATCCTCCTGTAGATGATCGAATCAATTCAATGCAGAAATTTATTTCTGATCAAAAGTTGCCAAAGTCAGGAAAAACAAATGCTAAGCGCTATCGTCAAAATATTCCAAAAGCATAG
- a CDS encoding outer membrane protein transport protein → MFTRKISIILFLVSASVLRADSYHNINGFFGEKAAGLGGAYTAISDDPSGAYYNPAGLTFAYDNSISLSASNITRTSKTYENVIGPGQGYSRNSQNYIPNFFGIVKEVGKYKVAFSIVNTLNETFNRNDQVVNPLYYPSVRSLRSYNIESYNQIQTGLSIARSITEKLSLGATLYYTLDTANATNTALVQGVDKGFNAITGVDNRKTAGILPILGIMYMPSNKVSLGLSLRHQFVTAGNRLTNGFVTSSGIDSTGIIFSEGTDRKNAGSIGTTPFVSGALNGRIPETTEVRTGIAVFPTKKFMAAFDTIYTSGFSRNSNQNDIFLFGGSKNQYIIKDSDVQELKRYTTWNFALGLEYFLTDNFSLRGGVFTNNANSKNINWLKTAVESANRSVSDSEVIAQTPNGTVNYQLSSLRTPVRNEYVNLIGYSLGFSWSTSRASLGLTIVRESGRGGSQLDSNRPSQSMLYDSTAVYVTVSSKNN, encoded by the coding sequence TTGTTTACAAGAAAAATTTCAATCATTCTATTTTTAGTTTCAGCTTCCGTATTACGTGCAGATTCTTATCACAATATTAATGGCTTTTTTGGAGAGAAGGCAGCAGGGCTTGGTGGTGCATACACTGCAATATCCGATGATCCTTCCGGTGCCTACTATAATCCTGCTGGTTTAACTTTTGCTTATGACAATTCGATTTCTCTTTCTGCTAGTAATATTACTCGAACAAGTAAAACTTACGAGAACGTAATTGGTCCCGGTCAAGGTTATTCTAGAAATTCCCAAAATTACATTCCTAATTTCTTTGGTATAGTCAAAGAGGTTGGTAAATACAAAGTTGCCTTTTCAATCGTCAATACGTTAAACGAAACCTTTAATCGAAACGATCAAGTAGTTAATCCCTTGTATTACCCGTCCGTAAGAAGCTTACGATCTTATAACATAGAATCATACAATCAAATCCAAACTGGATTAAGTATAGCTAGATCAATTACTGAAAAACTTTCATTAGGGGCTACGCTTTATTATACGCTTGATACAGCCAATGCAACAAATACCGCTTTAGTGCAAGGTGTGGATAAAGGCTTCAATGCAATTACAGGAGTGGATAATAGAAAGACTGCTGGTATCTTGCCGATACTTGGAATCATGTATATGCCTAGTAATAAAGTTTCACTCGGGTTGTCGTTAAGACATCAATTTGTTACTGCTGGAAATAGATTGACAAATGGATTTGTTACATCTTCAGGCATTGATTCGACAGGAATTATATTTAGTGAGGGAACGGATCGAAAAAATGCTGGAAGTATTGGCACAACACCATTTGTTTCTGGAGCGTTAAATGGTCGTATACCGGAGACAACTGAAGTTAGAACTGGTATTGCAGTTTTCCCAACGAAAAAATTTATGGCAGCTTTTGACACGATATATACATCTGGATTTAGTCGCAACTCTAATCAAAATGATATTTTTTTATTCGGTGGATCTAAAAACCAATATATAATAAAAGATTCTGATGTTCAGGAACTTAAACGTTATACGACATGGAATTTTGCTCTTGGTTTAGAATACTTTTTAACTGACAATTTTTCTCTTCGCGGTGGAGTATTTACTAATAATGCAAACTCAAAAAATATCAACTGGCTAAAGACTGCAGTGGAGTCAGCGAATCGAAGTGTGAGCGATTCAGAAGTGATTGCACAAACGCCAAATGGAACAGTAAACTACCAATTATCATCTCTTAGAACTCCAGTTCGAAATGAATATGTGAACTTAATTGGATATTCGTTGGGATTCTCTTGGTCAACTTCTCGCGCATCTCTTGGTCTTACTATTGTGAGAGAATCAGGAAGAGGTGGATCTCAATTAGATTCCAATAGACCATCTCAGTCTATGCTATATGACAGCACTGCAGTTTATGTGACTGTAAGTTCTAAGAATAACTAA
- a CDS encoding 4a-hydroxytetrahydrobiopterin dehydratase produces the protein MNGLTELEIQSQIEDKIPKWNFIGKDLCREFSFNSYLNSIEFVNAIGLVSEAINHHPVIQISWGKVIVEVHTHSIGGIGPLDFELASKLDVFYLLHHDI, from the coding sequence ATGAATGGCTTAACAGAATTAGAAATTCAATCGCAAATAGAAGATAAAATACCAAAGTGGAATTTTATCGGAAAGGATTTGTGTCGGGAATTTAGCTTTAATTCCTATTTGAATTCTATTGAATTTGTAAACGCAATAGGGTTGGTTTCAGAGGCAATCAATCATCATCCAGTCATTCAAATTTCTTGGGGAAAAGTCATTGTTGAGGTTCATACTCATTCTATTGGTGGGATTGGACCTTTGGACTTTGAACTTGCTTCTAAACTAGATGTGTTCTATCTACTTCATCACGATATTTAA
- a CDS encoding DUF4279 domain-containing protein translates to MLKNPKSSAFLILSSSNLNSTEISNTLKIQPDFFNTTEENGSSKTIWQLNSNLSPDDDIESHIVALLKKIAPVRAEFKELNEEHIATLYCSIEYSDESKKSLQLSSRSLTLIGNLGVNMEVTQWDNHKLSGAGISII, encoded by the coding sequence ATGTTAAAGAACCCAAAAAGCTCCGCCTTCTTAATTCTATCTAGTTCAAATTTAAATTCTACAGAAATCAGCAATACTCTTAAAATTCAGCCTGATTTTTTCAATACAACGGAAGAGAATGGATCATCTAAGACCATTTGGCAGTTAAACTCTAATCTCTCACCCGATGATGATATCGAATCACATATCGTTGCACTGTTAAAAAAAATAGCTCCCGTGCGCGCCGAGTTTAAAGAACTGAATGAAGAGCATATCGCAACGCTCTATTGCTCAATTGAGTATTCCGATGAATCAAAAAAATCTTTGCAGCTTAGTTCTAGATCATTGACTTTAATTGGGAATTTAGGGGTAAATATGGAGGTTACTCAATGGGATAATCACAAATTGAGTGGGGCGGGTATCTCAATCATTTGA
- a CDS encoding elongation factor P--(R)-beta-lysine ligase has translation MNQLLSSQLLKYRSHYLFAIRSFFQANGFLEIDTPTLKPLPGMEPYLDPMSVHSPHEETEGFLITSPEYSLKQTLSLGLEKIYEIAHCFRSGEKGVLHTKEFLMLEFYQTGISEMELMDVCISLFEYLQTHFKDFGFKKESCLKVRMEDLFFEKTGRSFSLEDIITTLQEKFPDANYEYESMYYEDLFFLVFLNFIENNLPKGFPVFIYDYPQELAALAKVENERAKRFEIYWNGVELGNAFFELTAVEDQIHRFKEEQVKRLELGKEAFELDTDFIDSLKRGLPSCSGIAMGLDRLLMIILNQENLKFISPYFRNNYEL, from the coding sequence ATGAATCAACTCCTTTCCTCTCAATTACTAAAATATCGATCCCACTACTTATTTGCAATCCGTTCTTTTTTTCAGGCGAATGGTTTTTTAGAAATTGATACGCCCACTCTAAAGCCACTTCCGGGAATGGAGCCTTATTTAGATCCAATGTCCGTTCATTCCCCGCACGAAGAAACGGAAGGCTTCTTAATTACCTCGCCTGAATACTCTTTAAAGCAAACTCTTTCCTTGGGACTCGAAAAGATTTATGAAATTGCTCATTGTTTCAGATCGGGTGAAAAAGGAGTTCTCCACACAAAAGAATTCTTAATGTTAGAGTTTTATCAAACTGGAATTTCAGAGATGGAATTGATGGATGTTTGTATCTCTTTATTCGAATATTTGCAAACTCATTTTAAAGACTTCGGGTTTAAAAAAGAAAGTTGTTTAAAAGTTAGAATGGAGGATCTGTTTTTCGAAAAAACTGGTCGATCCTTTTCACTAGAAGATATAATAACTACTTTACAAGAAAAATTTCCAGACGCAAATTACGAATACGAATCTATGTATTATGAAGATTTGTTTTTTTTGGTATTTCTAAACTTCATTGAAAACAATCTCCCGAAGGGCTTTCCTGTGTTTATTTATGATTATCCGCAAGAGTTGGCAGCTCTTGCGAAAGTAGAAAATGAAAGAGCAAAACGCTTTGAAATCTATTGGAATGGAGTAGAGCTTGGAAACGCTTTCTTCGAATTAACCGCTGTAGAAGATCAGATTCATCGTTTTAAAGAAGAACAAGTCAAGCGATTAGAACTCGGTAAAGAAGCCTTTGAATTAGATACTGATTTTATTGATTCATTGAAGCGTGGATTACCTTCCTGTTCCGGTATCGCTATGGGACTTGATCGGTTACTTATGATTATCCTGAATCAAGAAAATTTAAAATTTATAAGCCCATACTTTAGGAATAATTATGAATTGTAA
- a CDS encoding curli production assembly/transport component CsgG domain protein, whose product MKLKNRVVVIFLAFLSLYLGISCSLLTANTKKPSQGNTLEANTQTPLEKIAETLTKKITTPNARLIVLTFTTTEGKEHKLGSLFAEKLTTDLVRRESVVVLDRLLFAKQIQAHQLTLSSGSDLSEMKKIGELLGLHAIVTGMITSFNNGYGLNCRIIDPKTGFILAAEEAFYAGE is encoded by the coding sequence ATGAAATTGAAAAATAGAGTAGTAGTAATTTTTTTAGCCTTCCTTAGTCTTTACCTTGGAATTTCCTGTTCCCTGCTTACGGCTAATACAAAGAAGCCGTCGCAAGGCAATACACTTGAAGCAAATACACAGACTCCACTCGAAAAAATTGCCGAGACTCTTACTAAGAAAATTACAACTCCAAATGCTCGCTTGATTGTATTGACCTTTACTACAACAGAGGGCAAAGAGCATAAGCTAGGGAGCCTATTTGCAGAGAAGCTTACTACTGACCTGGTTCGCAGGGAAAGCGTTGTAGTTCTAGATAGACTTTTGTTTGCCAAGCAAATCCAAGCGCATCAGTTGACTCTAAGCTCTGGAAGTGATTTGTCCGAGATGAAAAAAATTGGCGAACTTTTAGGATTACATGCAATTGTTACAGGAATGATTACCAGTTTTAACAATGGCTATGGTCTAAACTGTAGAATCATTGATCCCAAGACTGGATTTATTCTTGCAGCCGAGGAAGCTTTTTATGCAGGAGAGTGA
- a CDS encoding tetratricopeptide repeat protein has product MKKSKILFRLVFKSQILFFCFFSSAIFAFDVDPVGKNVKEGVERYKAQNYQGSLDSFNQAESQGKEEDRLYFNKGTSYYKLNDYKLALKYFEKSATSEDKDLKLRSLYNKGNTYAKLGDKKNAIKSYMDALSANPDFLPARKNLEMLTRKDNKDKQNQKQDNKDDNSENEEKKENQPDKKNSPSKDKKDNQSSQKQEQQENGEDKIKESNKPITKEEAERILESAKQNKINRKKMNERPQERNEVFW; this is encoded by the coding sequence ATGAAGAAATCAAAAATATTATTCCGACTAGTCTTTAAATCTCAGATTTTATTTTTTTGTTTTTTCTCTTCAGCAATTTTTGCCTTTGATGTAGATCCTGTTGGTAAGAATGTCAAGGAAGGGGTAGAGCGATATAAGGCGCAAAATTATCAAGGTTCACTTGATAGTTTTAATCAAGCTGAGTCCCAAGGAAAAGAAGAAGATAGACTTTATTTTAACAAAGGCACAAGCTATTACAAGTTAAATGATTACAAACTTGCCTTGAAATACTTTGAAAAATCAGCGACATCAGAGGACAAAGACTTAAAGCTCCGTTCCCTATACAATAAGGGAAATACATACGCAAAGTTAGGCGACAAAAAAAACGCAATCAAATCGTATATGGATGCGTTAAGCGCTAACCCTGATTTTTTGCCTGCTAGAAAAAATCTAGAAATGCTGACAAGAAAAGACAACAAAGATAAGCAAAATCAGAAACAGGATAATAAAGACGATAATTCAGAGAACGAAGAAAAAAAAGAAAATCAACCTGACAAAAAGAATTCTCCGTCTAAAGATAAAAAAGACAATCAGTCCAGTCAAAAGCAAGAGCAGCAGGAAAATGGAGAGGACAAAATAAAAGAGTCCAATAAGCCAATTACAAAAGAAGAAGCGGAACGAATTTTGGAATCAGCAAAACAAAATAAAATCAACAGAAAAAAAATGAATGAACGACCACAGGAGAGAAATGAAGTATTTTGGTAG
- a CDS encoding BatD family protein, with protein MKYFGSIIVFLFLTGSILANPKVYLNKNTILKGEPLELRIEIGGSDPEVSLSKNVFSENGVTAEYVGLEDNTTIINSKVTHKKIVKFRVVSSKSGNLTTPKIILSIDQQPFTAESLAFTVKPEKYSPKPRTMDPIFDQFFTGNFPGFQERAYVNPSDDDIKIGFYTNRPRIYIGETMVGSFTLYYRNLERPNFERNEQEPLEFPFFTTEHLPNVNISLPPRATLDGTEYNITPYNREIYALTPLKKGKYALGAAKFSVEGNPLSYFSPLVKESFKKTVEVLDLPSPRPKNFSGEVGEYKVKILMDAKETSVGTPISFSVQIAGQGTGVLFKDPLQNFCKDNTCKAEITFLDEAKTKKFAKLKNGEYGFESEGIFRYSLFPREKGKLNLGELEIVFFNPNSEQYETSSSSFPEINVKDAPIFSPKAIPSISSINFKLWIFYIVISGFVGFIFYLLRAEIFAYSKTLLLKIPFDKTGMNSEIVKLDKAIGNKKGALLKVFLQEKGLNRTKVEELVRLKSKSGNLKLAEIYAKSDAQHKELILNLTKEILKENKLI; from the coding sequence ATGAAGTATTTTGGTAGTATAATAGTCTTTCTTTTTTTAACCGGTAGCATTTTGGCTAACCCAAAAGTTTATTTAAACAAGAATACAATATTAAAAGGGGAGCCTCTCGAACTCAGGATCGAAATTGGTGGCTCTGATCCAGAAGTCTCTCTCTCTAAAAATGTTTTTTCTGAAAACGGGGTTACTGCCGAGTATGTGGGACTTGAAGATAATACGACAATCATTAATTCAAAAGTAACTCATAAGAAGATTGTAAAATTCAGAGTTGTTAGTTCCAAATCTGGAAATCTAACCACACCAAAAATCATTTTATCTATCGACCAACAGCCATTTACCGCTGAGTCTCTGGCGTTTACAGTTAAACCTGAAAAGTATTCCCCGAAGCCTCGCACAATGGATCCGATCTTTGATCAATTCTTTACAGGAAATTTTCCGGGATTTCAAGAACGCGCCTACGTGAATCCAAGTGATGATGATATTAAAATTGGATTTTATACAAACCGCCCGCGCATATATATAGGGGAAACGATGGTCGGAAGTTTTACTTTATACTATCGAAATTTAGAACGTCCCAATTTTGAGCGCAACGAACAAGAGCCTCTTGAATTTCCTTTCTTTACAACTGAGCACCTACCCAACGTAAATATTTCTTTGCCTCCGCGGGCAACACTTGATGGAACGGAATACAATATTACTCCCTACAATCGAGAGATTTATGCATTGACTCCACTCAAGAAGGGTAAATACGCATTAGGCGCAGCTAAGTTTAGTGTGGAAGGCAATCCGCTTTCGTATTTTTCTCCACTAGTGAAGGAGTCTTTCAAAAAAACAGTAGAGGTTTTAGATTTACCTTCTCCTCGTCCCAAAAATTTTTCAGGAGAAGTTGGCGAATACAAAGTAAAAATTCTTATGGATGCAAAAGAAACATCAGTGGGAACTCCTATATCTTTTTCCGTTCAAATCGCTGGGCAGGGGACAGGTGTTTTATTTAAAGACCCACTTCAAAATTTTTGCAAGGATAATACATGTAAGGCGGAGATTACTTTCTTAGATGAGGCAAAGACTAAGAAGTTTGCAAAGCTTAAGAATGGAGAATACGGATTTGAATCGGAAGGAATTTTTAGATACAGTCTTTTTCCTAGAGAGAAAGGCAAATTAAATTTAGGCGAATTAGAAATTGTCTTTTTTAATCCAAACTCCGAACAATATGAAACAAGCTCTTCTTCCTTCCCGGAAATCAATGTGAAAGATGCGCCGATTTTTTCTCCCAAAGCAATTCCATCTATATCGAGTATAAATTTTAAACTCTGGATTTTTTACATTGTCATTTCTGGATTTGTAGGTTTTATTTTTTATTTATTACGAGCAGAAATTTTCGCTTACTCGAAGACACTTCTTTTGAAAATTCCATTCGATAAAACTGGAATGAATTCGGAAATTGTGAAGCTTGATAAAGCAATCGGAAATAAAAAAGGTGCTTTACTAAAAGTGTTTTTGCAAGAAAAAGGTCTTAATAGGACAAAAGTGGAAGAACTTGTCCGGTTAAAATCGAAGTCTGGCAATCTGAAGCTGGCTGAAATTTACGCTAAGTCAGATGCCCAGCACAAAGAATTAATTTTAAATTTAACAAAAGAGATATTAAAGGAGAATAAATTAATATGA